A single Pseudomonas putida DNA region contains:
- a CDS encoding LysR family transcriptional regulator, whose product MSDRLLNDRLDWNLLRTFRVIGQELSISRAAARLHLTQPAVSQALKRLEEQLGRQLIARRGPRFVLTDMGEQLFQLAGEVYGQMSQIGGLLEQPADELVGKVRLLMISRIVSERFDDFLADFHRQHPRVDLEIDVMRSSDIVAALQEKTATAGLSLNRRPQPRLEQRLFLRQRYAFFCGKHHALFGQAEGDLQRENFVSFTSDQIGGMLSPLTIFRDQQGFSGRIVASSPSLEEVRRLVIAGFGIGCLPEHVVAPDVAAGLLWKLPPEEGIADVDIHLLWNREQRLSRAEEVFIEALQASLA is encoded by the coding sequence ATGTCCGACCGCCTGCTCAACGACCGCCTCGACTGGAACCTGCTGCGCACCTTCCGGGTGATCGGCCAGGAGCTGTCCATCAGCCGCGCGGCTGCCCGCCTGCACCTGACCCAACCAGCCGTGAGCCAAGCGCTGAAACGCCTCGAAGAACAGCTCGGCCGCCAGCTGATCGCTCGCCGTGGGCCACGCTTCGTGCTCACCGACATGGGCGAGCAGCTGTTTCAGCTGGCCGGTGAGGTGTATGGGCAGATGTCGCAGATCGGCGGCCTGCTGGAGCAGCCGGCGGACGAACTGGTGGGCAAGGTGCGCTTGCTGATGATCAGCCGCATCGTCAGCGAGCGGTTCGATGACTTCCTGGCGGACTTCCATCGCCAGCACCCAAGGGTCGACCTGGAAATCGACGTGATGCGCAGCTCGGACATCGTTGCCGCATTGCAGGAAAAAACCGCCACTGCGGGCCTGAGCCTCAATCGCCGGCCGCAACCACGCCTGGAACAGCGGCTGTTCCTGCGCCAGCGCTATGCGTTTTTCTGCGGCAAGCACCATGCCTTGTTCGGCCAGGCCGAGGGCGATCTGCAGCGGGAGAATTTCGTCAGTTTCACCAGCGACCAGATTGGCGGCATGCTGTCGCCGCTGACCATTTTCCGCGACCAGCAGGGGTTTTCCGGGCGGATCGTAGCGTCCTCGCCGAGCCTTGAAGAAGTGCGCCGACTGGTAATTGCCGGGTTCGGCATCGGCTGCCTGCCCGAGCATGTGGTGGCGCCGGATGTGGCGGCGGGGTTGCTGTGGAAGCTGCCACCTGAAGAAGGGATTGCCGATGTGGACATTCACCTGTTGTGGAACAGGGAACAGCGCCTGAGCCGGGCTGAAGAGGTGTTTATCGAAGCATTGCAGGCCAGTCTCGCCTGA
- a CDS encoding MFS transporter, whose product MKPTASPQPRRAAAAAFIGTMIEWYDFYIYATAAALVFGALFFPSDDSLFSTMAAFGTFAVGFFARPLGGIVFGHVGDRIGRKKSLVITLLMMGIVTVCIGLLPTYAQIGAAAPVLLIILRVIQGIAVGGEWGGAVLMAGEHAPKGRRNFFASFAQLGSPAGLILSLLAFGAVTRLPEEDLMSWGWRVPFLASALLLLVGLAIRLGVNESPEFIASREQAARAQRKEQAPVLEVLRTAWRPLLLCIGANTLGIAGVYFTNTFMISYTTQQLHLERSLILECLFFVALIQFCVQPLAAWLSEKLGATRFLALVALLAMASPYPMFVLVSSGEGPLIVLGIALAAACMASFYAVIAGYVSGMFETRVRYTAISMAYQVCGAIAGGLTPLIGTWLAHTFTGQWWPMAVFYTLIASISLVCVLALARQYARSQRLELA is encoded by the coding sequence ATGAAGCCCACCGCTTCGCCCCAGCCGCGTCGTGCCGCCGCCGCCGCGTTCATCGGCACCATGATCGAGTGGTACGACTTCTACATTTACGCCACCGCCGCCGCTCTGGTGTTCGGTGCCTTGTTCTTCCCCTCCGACGACAGCCTGTTCAGCACCATGGCCGCGTTCGGCACCTTCGCCGTGGGCTTCTTCGCCCGGCCGCTGGGTGGCATTGTCTTTGGACACGTGGGCGACCGCATCGGCCGCAAGAAGTCGCTGGTCATCACCCTGCTGATGATGGGCATCGTCACTGTGTGCATCGGCCTGCTGCCGACCTACGCGCAGATCGGCGCTGCCGCGCCGGTGCTGCTGATCATCCTGCGGGTGATCCAGGGCATCGCCGTGGGCGGCGAGTGGGGCGGGGCGGTGCTGATGGCCGGCGAACATGCGCCCAAGGGCCGCCGCAACTTCTTCGCTTCGTTCGCCCAGTTGGGCAGCCCGGCGGGCCTGATCCTGTCGCTGCTGGCCTTTGGTGCGGTGACCCGCCTGCCGGAAGAAGACCTGATGAGCTGGGGCTGGCGTGTGCCGTTCCTGGCCAGTGCGTTGTTGCTGCTGGTGGGCCTGGCGATTCGCCTGGGGGTCAACGAGTCACCCGAGTTCATCGCCAGCCGCGAGCAGGCAGCCAGGGCCCAGCGCAAGGAGCAGGCACCGGTACTGGAAGTACTGCGCACCGCCTGGCGCCCGCTGTTGCTGTGCATTGGCGCCAATACCCTGGGCATCGCCGGGGTCTATTTCACCAACACCTTCATGATCAGCTACACCACCCAGCAGTTGCACCTGGAGCGCTCGCTGATCCTCGAATGCCTGTTCTTCGTGGCGCTCATCCAGTTCTGCGTGCAGCCGCTGGCCGCCTGGCTCTCGGAAAAACTCGGCGCCACCCGCTTCCTGGCCCTGGTCGCCCTGCTGGCGATGGCCTCGCCATACCCGATGTTCGTGTTGGTCAGCTCCGGCGAAGGCCCGCTGATCGTGCTCGGCATCGCCCTGGCGGCGGCTTGCATGGCGTCGTTCTACGCGGTGATCGCCGGCTATGTCAGCGGCATGTTCGAAACCCGCGTGCGCTACACCGCGATTTCCATGGCTTACCAGGTGTGTGGCGCCATCGCTGGCGGCCTCACGCCACTGATCGGCACCTGGCTGGCCCACACCTTCACCGGCCAATGGTGGCCGATGGCTGTGTTCTACACCCTGATCGCCAGCATTTCCCTGGTCTGCGTGCTTGCCCTGGCACGCCAGTACGCCCGTAGTCAGCGCCTGGAACTGGCCTGA
- a CDS encoding Zn-dependent hydrolase — protein sequence MLKSNGERLWASLMAMAEVGATARGGSCRLALSDEDKAGRELFSHWCREAGLTLTVDAIGNLFARRAGSDPAAAPVMMGSHLDTQPEGGRFDGVYGVLAGLEVVRRLNDLGIHTRKPLEIAVWTNEEGARFTPAMFGSAVFTGTLALDQALAIRDADGISVADELQRTGYAGQRPLGGQVDAYFEAHIEQGPILEDNAKAIGVVSGGQAIRWLDVTVEGMAAHAGTTPMPLRKDALYGAARMIQAVEQLAADFAPEGLTTVGELSIAKSSRNTIPGVLRFTVDLRHHRDEAIEAMEHDLTLKLQAIANQRGLQVRIERHWVSPATPFDAGCVAAVQQAVDGLGYAQQTIVSGAGHDAILLARYCPTAMVFIPCVGGLSHNEAEDVLPEDARQGVDVLLNAVLARAGQVEQGEA from the coding sequence ATGTTGAAAAGCAATGGCGAACGCCTGTGGGCGAGCCTGATGGCCATGGCTGAAGTCGGCGCCACCGCCCGTGGCGGCAGCTGCCGCCTGGCCCTGAGCGACGAGGACAAGGCCGGCCGTGAACTGTTCAGCCACTGGTGCCGCGAAGCCGGCCTGACGCTGACGGTGGATGCCATCGGCAACCTGTTCGCCCGCCGCGCCGGCAGCGACCCGGCTGCTGCCCCGGTGATGATGGGCAGCCACCTCGACACTCAGCCCGAAGGCGGCCGTTTCGATGGCGTCTATGGCGTGCTGGCGGGCCTTGAGGTGGTACGCCGCCTCAACGACCTTGGCATCCACACCCGCAAGCCGCTGGAAATCGCGGTGTGGACGAACGAGGAGGGTGCGCGCTTCACCCCGGCCATGTTCGGCTCGGCGGTGTTCACCGGCACTCTGGCGCTGGACCAGGCCCTGGCCATCCGCGATGCCGATGGCATCAGCGTCGCTGACGAACTGCAGCGCACCGGCTACGCCGGCCAGCGCCCGTTGGGCGGCCAGGTCGATGCCTATTTCGAGGCGCACATCGAGCAAGGCCCAATTCTTGAAGACAACGCCAAGGCCATCGGTGTGGTCAGCGGTGGCCAGGCCATCCGCTGGCTGGACGTGACCGTCGAAGGCATGGCCGCCCACGCCGGCACCACGCCGATGCCGCTGCGCAAGGATGCCCTGTACGGTGCCGCGCGGATGATCCAGGCGGTCGAGCAACTGGCGGCAGACTTTGCGCCAGAAGGCCTGACCACCGTGGGTGAACTGTCGATTGCCAAGTCCTCGCGCAACACCATCCCCGGCGTGCTGCGCTTCACCGTCGACCTGCGCCACCACCGCGACGAAGCCATCGAGGCCATGGAGCACGACCTGACCCTGAAGCTGCAGGCCATCGCCAACCAGCGCGGTCTGCAGGTCCGTATCGAACGCCACTGGGTCAGCCCGGCGACGCCGTTCGACGCCGGCTGTGTAGCCGCCGTGCAGCAGGCGGTGGACGGGCTTGGTTATGCCCAGCAGACCATCGTCAGCGGCGCCGGCCACGACGCCATCCTGCTGGCCCGCTACTGCCCGACGGCGATGGTGTTCATCCCCTGCGTCGGCGGCCTGAGCCACAACGAAGCCGAAGACGTACTGCCCGAGGATGCCCGCCAGGGCGTCGATGTTCTGCTCAATGCCGTGCTGGCCCGCGCCGGCCAGGTCGAACAAGGAGAAGCCTGA
- a CDS encoding histone deacetylase family protein, translating to MRCYFHPEQLLHHPRSYYSRGAMRTPQEVPERAQHLLQAAKDLGFDIRQPDDAGLAPLKAVHGEAYLTFLEEAHARWKEVPEDWGDEVMSNIFVREPNALRGILAQAARYLADGSCPVGENTWRSAYWSAQSAVAAAKAILDGEPAAYALCRPPGHHARFDAAGGFCYINNAAVAAQALRSRYSRVAILDTDMHHGQGIQEIFYERNDVLYVSTHGDPTNFYPGVAGFEDERGSGAGEGYNLNLPMAHGASEADFMGQLEIALNAVKDFGAEVLVLSLGFDIYELDPQSKVAVTTDGFAALGERIRALRLPCLIVQEGGYHLESLGANAQAFFAEKADWR from the coding sequence ATGCGTTGCTACTTCCACCCCGAACAACTGCTGCACCATCCGCGCAGCTACTACTCGCGCGGCGCCATGCGCACCCCGCAGGAAGTCCCCGAGCGCGCCCAGCACTTGCTGCAAGCCGCCAAGGACCTGGGCTTCGATATCCGCCAGCCCGACGATGCCGGCTTGGCGCCGCTCAAGGCCGTGCACGGCGAGGCCTACCTGACGTTCCTCGAAGAAGCCCATGCGCGCTGGAAGGAAGTGCCCGAGGACTGGGGCGACGAGGTGATGTCGAACATCTTCGTGCGCGAGCCCAACGCCCTGCGCGGCATCCTCGCCCAGGCTGCGCGCTACCTGGCCGACGGCAGCTGCCCGGTGGGTGAAAACACCTGGCGCTCGGCCTACTGGTCGGCGCAGAGCGCGGTGGCCGCGGCCAAGGCCATTCTTGATGGCGAGCCCGCCGCCTACGCGCTGTGCCGGCCACCGGGGCACCATGCCCGGTTCGATGCGGCCGGGGGGTTCTGCTACATCAACAATGCCGCAGTGGCGGCCCAGGCACTGCGCAGCCGCTATAGCCGTGTGGCGATCCTTGACACCGACATGCACCATGGGCAGGGGATTCAGGAGATCTTCTACGAACGCAACGATGTGCTGTACGTGTCGACCCATGGTGACCCGACCAATTTCTATCCAGGGGTGGCGGGGTTCGAGGACGAGCGCGGCAGTGGTGCGGGGGAGGGGTATAACCTGAACCTGCCGATGGCCCATGGAGCCAGCGAGGCGGACTTCATGGGGCAACTGGAGATTGCGCTGAATGCGGTGAAGGATTTTGGGGCCGAGGTGTTGGTGTTGTCGCTTGGGTTCGATATCTATGAGCTGGATCCGCAGAGCAAGGTGGCGGTGACGACTGACGGGTTTGCGGCGTTGGGTGAGCGGATTCGGGCGTTGCGGTTGCCCTGCCTGATTGTGCAGGAAGGGGGGTATCACCTGGAGAGCCTGGGGGCGAATGCGCAGGCGTTCTTCGCGGAAAAGGCTGACTGGCGATAG
- a CDS encoding S-type pyocin domain-containing protein, whose translation MTTRTTLASLGYKKGFSQTPFSYDFENLLSWDHPFTTPITPPDLTTVTDEILYANAEAIAQDVIDRVEATLPMGAPGFDNYIEKHYLKIENDHAQKINELYAKKVFLTRLHSKIIGRAALETELPTGIHIYAPDDLTPAQSFKHVVQTHGYIDSDFLIIEQFLDTLLVAITAAQKEIILKRCMKKLLKALERNNQESTIALLEQSQQLPQSKTITLRLSPTIQLGTTQGAIAIDRHITFELLNAWERLSETALSVAFRVSRLGIGAAFYSRELGNADLYHDSALSVPAELLTPELPENIHELAATQGVIDSPFRIHAEVDTYILTRYPKTANGTHQIPVRALIFDEASNSYVSIPSRNFPIRLTFPIHSSGDSSSTSPGLTIDPNPYEGVNLDTVRRATTPFPALELQDPKDCIYCFPAESGLSPLYIVFNSPYPGATTIGTYSGRPYNPDKAGGPVERLDWREATFTRTGVDLVKLHTSRFEPSDANNIMIDRLEKILHGESQATDTDKRFYTHEIRELERFRALGLPDRIRPEDGGEAWNNTHAATLEDYQLTSALELLYTPEAIEADDQQTARENK comes from the coding sequence ATGACTACGCGCACAACGCTAGCGAGTCTTGGATATAAAAAAGGTTTTTCTCAAACACCATTTAGCTATGACTTCGAAAACCTGCTCTCTTGGGACCACCCCTTTACGACACCTATTACACCTCCAGACCTGACAACAGTAACCGACGAAATACTTTATGCGAACGCCGAGGCTATAGCACAAGATGTGATCGACAGAGTCGAAGCAACTCTCCCGATGGGAGCGCCTGGATTCGACAACTATATTGAGAAGCACTACTTAAAAATCGAAAATGATCACGCCCAAAAAATCAATGAGCTCTACGCCAAAAAAGTATTCCTTACAAGGCTCCACAGCAAGATCATTGGCCGGGCTGCCCTGGAGACTGAGCTCCCCACAGGAATTCACATTTATGCCCCAGACGACCTGACCCCCGCCCAGTCATTCAAGCACGTCGTACAAACACATGGATATATTGATAGCGACTTCCTCATAATTGAGCAATTTCTTGACACCCTCCTTGTAGCCATTACTGCCGCACAGAAAGAAATTATACTAAAACGCTGCATGAAAAAACTACTAAAGGCGCTTGAGCGGAACAACCAGGAATCCACAATAGCGTTGCTTGAGCAAAGCCAGCAACTCCCTCAGAGCAAAACCATCACCCTGAGGCTAAGCCCCACCATTCAATTAGGGACAACCCAGGGTGCTATAGCGATAGATCGGCACATAACATTTGAACTGCTAAACGCCTGGGAGAGATTAAGCGAAACCGCCTTATCTGTAGCCTTTCGAGTTTCTCGATTGGGGATTGGCGCTGCTTTTTACTCCCGAGAATTAGGTAACGCTGACCTTTACCATGATTCGGCCCTGAGCGTCCCAGCAGAGCTGCTAACCCCTGAATTACCCGAAAACATTCATGAACTCGCTGCAACCCAAGGTGTGATTGACTCCCCGTTTCGAATTCACGCCGAGGTCGACACCTATATCCTTACTCGCTATCCAAAGACAGCAAACGGAACGCACCAAATACCCGTTCGCGCCCTTATCTTTGACGAAGCGAGTAATAGCTATGTCTCAATCCCCTCAAGAAATTTTCCGATACGGCTAACTTTCCCCATACATTCCTCCGGCGACTCTTCGAGTACATCTCCCGGCCTAACTATCGACCCCAACCCCTATGAGGGTGTGAATCTCGATACGGTCCGGAGAGCGACAACCCCCTTCCCCGCCTTGGAACTACAAGACCCCAAAGATTGCATCTACTGCTTCCCCGCAGAGTCAGGACTTTCGCCATTATATATCGTATTCAACTCGCCTTATCCGGGAGCAACTACGATAGGCACATATAGCGGTAGACCCTACAATCCGGATAAAGCTGGTGGGCCCGTCGAGCGCCTGGATTGGCGGGAGGCCACATTCACTCGCACAGGGGTCGACCTTGTAAAATTACATACAAGTCGCTTCGAACCATCCGACGCTAACAACATCATGATCGATAGGCTTGAAAAAATCCTACATGGCGAATCACAAGCAACCGACACCGATAAGCGATTTTACACGCACGAGATAAGAGAGCTTGAGCGCTTTCGAGCACTTGGGTTGCCAGATAGAATCAGACCCGAAGATGGTGGAGAGGCATGGAACAATACGCATGCTGCAACACTCGAGGACTACCAACTCACATCAGCGCTTGAGTTACTCTACACACCAGAAGCCATTGAGGCTGACGACCAACAGACTGCGCGAGAAAACAAATGA
- a CDS encoding IS5 family transposase (programmed frameshift), translating to MAKRYELSDEAWTVVADLFTETHGRGRPRLSDRLMLDGVLWVLCSGAAWRDMPERFGPWSTVYQRFRGWRNQGTFDQMLKRLHLRLNEQGLIDLQTWMIDSTAVRATRASSGAGKRGPDEPADHALGRSRGGLTTKIHMLCDANGTPLRFLLSGGQASDISYAQPLLDDVSIPSSQRGRPRKRCKWLLADKGYDAEALRRYCDQYRMQPVIPMRSMKRKPKPGIPRLFDRPKYRQRNIIERMFGWLKENRRIVTRFDKLAKSYAAMVSLACSMRCLRHLFSYRA from the exons ATGGCAAAGCGTTACGAACTCTCGGATGAGGCCTGGACTGTGGTCGCCGATCTTTTCACTGAAACCCATGGCCGGGGGCGGCCCCGCCTGAGCGACCGCCTGATGCTCGATGGCGTGCTCTGGGTACTATGTTCGGGCGCTGCGTGGCGAGATATGCCGGAACGCTTCGGCCCATGGTCAACGGTGTATCAACGGTTTCGGGGTTGGCGAAACCAGGGCACCTTCGATCAGATGCTCAAACGCTTGCACCTGAGATTGAATGAGCAAGGCTTGATCGATTTGCAAACCTGGATGATCGACTCAACTGCTGTACGCGCAACCCGAGCCTCTTCTGGCGCCGGG AAAAGGGGGCCTGACGAGCCTGCCGATCACGCTCTAGGCCGCAGTCGCGGTGGCCTGACAACCAAAATCCACATGCTCTGCGACGCTAACGGGACACCGCTGCGTTTTCTCCTCTCTGGCGGTCAAGCCAGTGACATTAGCTACGCCCAGCCACTGCTGGACGACGTTAGCATTCCATCAAGCCAACGAGGTCGTCCGCGCAAGCGCTGCAAATGGCTGCTGGCCGACAAAGGCTACGACGCCGAAGCGCTTCGCCGGTACTGCGACCAATATCGAATGCAACCCGTCATCCCGATGCGCTCAATGAAACGCAAACCCAAGCCTGGCATACCCAGACTGTTTGATCGGCCCAAATACCGACAGCGCAACATCATCGAGCGCATGTTTGGCTGGCTGAAAGAGAACCGCCGCATCGTGACACGCTTCGACAAGCTCGCGAAAAGCTATGCCGCTATGGTCTCACTGGCTTGTTCCATGCGGTGTTTGCGACATCTCTTTTCGTACAGAGCCTAG
- a CDS encoding PLP-dependent aminotransferase family protein, with product MFELHPDSSTPLVNQIIDGLRELIDNQTLKPGAKVPSIRAFAATYSVSTFTVVEAYDRLVAQGLLVSKGNAGFFVNRAAAELLDTHTAEADASRPSFNSEWYLQQIFETRQLPFKPGCGWLPNDWMYEEGLRRGLRQVAGSPLELSGYGDPMGLPELRALTAQNLQQELSIVCNPAQLMLTHGASQALDLAVRTLVRPGDVVLVDDPGYPNLMSILRTQGATLIGVPRTPNGYDLNHLEQLLAHHRPTAFFTQPHLHSPTCSRTPLPQLHRLLQLASQHGFRLVENNLYADMVAEPQPCLASLDHLQQVVYVGSYSKSISPNVRVGYLLANPELSQKLLHLKMRSGLTTSQVMERVVYAAIIDGRWRKHLKRLRQRLAEAHQEVGRHLHRLGFELFIESDEGMYIWTRHPAIPDSAALLDDALEKGIMLGPGQLFMVDAKPTGWMRFNVAFSTDPAMWELLEKVLVKHVRRGGL from the coding sequence ATGTTCGAACTACATCCAGACTCCTCCACGCCGTTGGTCAACCAGATCATCGACGGCCTGCGCGAGCTGATCGACAACCAGACCCTCAAGCCAGGCGCCAAGGTCCCGTCGATCCGCGCCTTCGCGGCGACCTATTCGGTGAGCACCTTCACCGTGGTCGAGGCGTATGACCGCCTGGTGGCTCAGGGGCTGCTGGTGAGCAAGGGGAATGCGGGGTTCTTCGTCAACCGTGCCGCGGCCGAACTGCTGGACACTCATACCGCCGAGGCCGACGCCAGTCGACCATCGTTCAACTCCGAATGGTACCTGCAGCAGATCTTCGAGACCCGCCAACTGCCGTTCAAACCGGGTTGCGGCTGGCTGCCCAACGACTGGATGTACGAAGAAGGCCTGCGCCGCGGCCTGCGCCAGGTCGCCGGCAGCCCGCTGGAATTGTCTGGCTACGGCGACCCGATGGGCCTGCCGGAACTGCGTGCGCTGACCGCGCAGAACCTGCAGCAGGAGCTGTCGATCGTCTGCAATCCGGCGCAACTGATGCTGACCCACGGCGCCAGCCAGGCGCTGGACCTTGCCGTACGCACCTTGGTACGCCCTGGTGATGTGGTGCTGGTGGACGACCCCGGCTACCCGAACCTGATGAGCATCCTGCGCACCCAGGGCGCAACGCTGATCGGCGTGCCACGCACGCCGAACGGTTATGACCTCAACCACCTTGAGCAACTGCTGGCGCACCACCGCCCTACCGCGTTTTTCACCCAGCCGCACCTGCACAGCCCGACCTGCTCACGCACACCGCTGCCGCAGCTGCACCGCCTGCTGCAGCTGGCCAGCCAGCACGGTTTCCGCCTGGTGGAAAACAATCTGTACGCCGACATGGTCGCCGAGCCGCAGCCGTGCCTGGCCAGCCTCGACCACCTGCAGCAAGTGGTGTACGTGGGCAGCTATTCGAAGAGCATCTCGCCCAACGTGCGGGTCGGCTATTTGCTGGCCAACCCGGAGCTTTCGCAAAAGCTGTTGCACCTGAAGATGCGCTCGGGGCTGACCACTTCGCAGGTGATGGAACGGGTGGTGTATGCCGCGATCATCGACGGGCGCTGGCGCAAGCACCTCAAGCGCCTGCGCCAGCGCCTGGCCGAGGCACATCAGGAGGTTGGGCGGCATCTGCATCGATTGGGCTTTGAACTGTTCATCGAATCGGATGAAGGGATGTATATCTGGACCCGCCACCCGGCGATTCCGGACAGTGCGGCGTTGCTGGACGATGCGCTGGAGAAAGGCATCATGCTCGGGCCTGGGCAGTTGTTCATGGTCGATGCCAAGCCGACCGGCTGGATGCGGTTCAATGTGGCGTTCAGTACGGATCCGGCGATGTGGGAGTTGTTGGAGAAGGTGCTAGTGAAGCACGTGCGGCGGGGTGGGTTGTAA
- a CDS encoding amino acid permease, with amino-acid sequence MDATSTTTTAKSGHESKLSASLKSRHLTMMSIAGVIGGALFVGSGSVIHSAGPAAVLAYLAGGILVVLIMRMLGEMATSSPDTGSFSTYADRAIGRWAGFTIGWLYWWYWVILMAWEAYVAGKILHGFFPDVSVNVFVLATTLLLITVNFFNVKHYGEFEFWFALIKVIAIICFLIVCGAAVMNIWQFGEVRGMSHLTAEGFMPNGITTVIGALLGVMFAFLGAEIVTIAASEAKDPATQIVKATNSVVWRVCLFYVGSIFLIVCLVPWNDPQLGVSGYGAYRRTLELLGVPHAELLMNFVVLTSVSSCLISGHYTASRMLFSLAQRGDAPSFFKITRAGTGVPVFAIIGSCAVAVICALINFSETLRPKDVLETLMNTTGMIALLVYLVIAFSQLRMRRKLIAEGKEVRLQMWLFPWLTYLVIGFIIAALVTMAFMPDYQILVISTGIAAAVVVAMGVIHQIRSGKQQH; translated from the coding sequence ATGGACGCAACATCCACAACCACCACCGCGAAAAGCGGGCACGAGAGCAAGCTCAGTGCCTCGCTCAAGTCGCGCCACCTGACGATGATGTCGATCGCCGGGGTTATCGGCGGCGCCTTGTTCGTCGGTTCCGGCAGCGTGATCCACAGCGCCGGCCCGGCCGCAGTCCTGGCGTACCTCGCCGGCGGCATCCTGGTGGTCCTGATCATGCGCATGCTCGGTGAAATGGCGACTTCCTCGCCCGACACCGGCTCGTTCTCCACCTACGCCGACCGCGCGATCGGCCGCTGGGCCGGTTTCACCATCGGCTGGCTGTACTGGTGGTACTGGGTCATCCTGATGGCCTGGGAAGCCTATGTGGCGGGCAAGATTCTGCATGGCTTCTTCCCCGACGTGAGCGTCAACGTGTTCGTGCTGGCCACGACCTTGCTGCTGATCACCGTCAACTTCTTCAACGTCAAGCACTACGGTGAGTTCGAATTCTGGTTCGCGCTGATCAAGGTGATTGCGATCATCTGCTTCCTGATCGTGTGCGGCGCTGCCGTGATGAACATCTGGCAGTTTGGTGAAGTGCGTGGCATGAGCCACCTGACCGCCGAAGGCTTCATGCCCAACGGCATCACCACGGTCATCGGTGCGCTGCTGGGTGTGATGTTCGCCTTCCTCGGCGCCGAAATCGTTACCATCGCTGCTTCCGAAGCCAAGGACCCGGCCACCCAGATCGTCAAAGCCACCAACTCGGTGGTATGGCGTGTGTGCCTGTTCTACGTCGGTTCGATCTTCCTGATCGTCTGCCTGGTACCGTGGAACGACCCGCAGCTGGGCGTTTCCGGCTATGGCGCCTACCGCCGTACCCTGGAGCTGTTGGGCGTGCCGCACGCTGAGTTGCTGATGAACTTCGTGGTGCTGACTTCGGTGAGCAGCTGCCTGATCTCGGGCCACTACACCGCTTCGCGCATGCTGTTCTCCCTGGCCCAGCGTGGCGACGCGCCGTCGTTCTTCAAGATCACCCGCGCCGGCACCGGTGTACCGGTATTCGCGATCATCGGCTCCTGCGCCGTGGCCGTGATCTGCGCGCTGATCAACTTCAGCGAAACCCTGCGCCCGAAAGACGTGCTGGAAACCCTGATGAACACCACCGGCATGATCGCCCTGCTGGTGTACCTGGTGATCGCCTTCTCGCAGCTGCGCATGCGCCGCAAGCTGATTGCCGAAGGCAAGGAAGTGCGCCTGCAGATGTGGCTGTTCCCATGGCTGACCTACCTGGTGATCGGCTTCATCATCGCCGCACTGGTGACCATGGCCTTCATGCCTGATTACCAGATCCTGGTGATCTCCACCGGCATCGCCGCGGCTGTCGTGGTGGCGATGGGCGTGATCCACCAGATCCGCTCTGGCAAGCAGCAACACTAA
- the tam gene encoding trans-aconitate 2-methyltransferase, which produces MAWSATQYSLFEDERTRAVRDLLAAVPPRPVRHATDLGCGPGNSTEVLLQRCPDAQVTALDSDKDMIDKARERKRLHIPRVRCEIADISAWSAPEPQDLILANASLQWVPDHGSLYPRLVRQLSEGGSLAVQTPDNLDEPAHRQLREIAGRGRWADKFADFSLPPRHNAGFYYDLLSPLCTRVDVWRTTYHHPLAGGAEAVVEWFKGSALRPYLAKLDEDEQADFLQMYLQAMQHDYPPATDGKVLLPFPRLFVVATR; this is translated from the coding sequence ATGGCCTGGTCCGCCACCCAGTATTCCCTGTTCGAAGACGAACGCACCCGCGCCGTGCGCGACCTGCTGGCCGCCGTGCCGCCCCGCCCGGTGCGCCATGCCACCGACCTGGGCTGCGGCCCAGGCAACTCTACCGAGGTGCTGCTGCAGCGCTGCCCGGATGCCCAGGTGACAGCGCTGGACAGCGACAAGGACATGATCGACAAGGCCCGCGAGCGCAAGCGCCTGCACATCCCGCGGGTGCGCTGCGAAATCGCCGACATCAGCGCCTGGTCCGCCCCCGAACCCCAGGACCTGATTCTAGCCAACGCCTCGCTGCAATGGGTGCCGGACCACGGCTCGCTGTATCCGCGCCTGGTGCGCCAGCTGAGCGAAGGCGGCAGCCTCGCGGTGCAGACCCCGGACAACCTCGACGAGCCTGCGCACCGGCAGCTTCGCGAGATTGCCGGCCGTGGCCGCTGGGCCGACAAGTTCGCCGATTTCAGCCTGCCGCCGCGGCATAACGCGGGGTTCTACTACGACCTGCTCAGCCCGCTGTGCACGCGGGTGGATGTGTGGCGCACCACCTATCACCACCCGCTGGCCGGTGGCGCCGAGGCGGTGGTGGAATGGTTCAAGGGGTCGGCCCTGCGGCCCTATCTGGCGAAGCTGGATGAAGACGAACAGGCAGATTTCCTGCAGATGTACCTGCAGGCCATGCAGCATGACTACCCGCCCGCTACCGATGGCAAGGTGTTGCTGCCGTTCCCGCGGCTGTTCGTGGTGGCGACCCGTTAA